The Euphorbia lathyris chromosome 4, ddEupLath1.1, whole genome shotgun sequence genomic interval GGAATTGGGTCGttgaatttttggtttttgttttgtggGTTTGAAGTTGTTATGCGATTGAAGGAAGAGGCAATACAGTGTAATAAGGAGTTAGAGGAGGAGATTGTATCGGAAAAGGAAAATTCCGGCGGAGATGGAGATAGAGACGGAAAAGTTGGAAATGATATTAGTGATAAAAAGAACTGGATGAGCTCTGTTCAGCTTTGAAATACTAACAAAATCAACTCTAATTCCAGCAGACAAGACTCAAAATCAGAGGCCAAACATGTATGCTAATTTAATTGAATCTTTTATTTGGTTAAAAACTGcaattttgtttctttttgagatttttttatAAAGATGGAGTTTTTGTGTTCAGAGAAGTGAAGAATACCTGTGAGAGTCCAATTCAATTGGGCAATAATTACAGAAGCAAACGAGGAGCATTTGTGCCGTTTAATAAATCGATTTCAGGGTTTGAAGTGAGTGAAACGGGAGGAGGAAGAGATTGTGTCCCGAGTTACTGGACTTTCTCTTAGGATTCCATTACCTGAATTGGGGGTTCTTGCAATTTGATTCCAAAAACTAATGTTACTAATCAAATTAAGTTCAAAATACACCCCACCAACAGCAGCAGCAACATCAATACCGGTATCGGCAGCCACCGGAGTCTCCATACAAGAAACAGAGGCGGTGCTGGTCACCGGAGCTTCACCGCCATTATTTTGTTGATGCCCTTCAACTACTTGGTGGATCTCAAGGCAATCACCAAAACTTACCATATGTCTATCTGTGTTCTCTGTACCACATTTTGATAGTTGTGTATCTTCATTTAGTTTGCGAATCATAGGACAGAAAGATCCGAACTTTGTTAGGAAAAgatgaattaaaattaaaatgataagaaatataaaaaacggTAACTAATTTATTAGCCTCTCTTTTTACCTAATACAATATTTACTcattctattttgaaaaacacattatattATATGATCTctatcttttattaatattaaccctttgatctatttttttttagattttataatattgacaaaacataGAAACTTTATAATGTGGTTTTCAAATGGGGAACTAAATAGTATGTTAGGTAGAAAGAcgggaactaataaattatttaccctaaaaacaaTGATAAAAGAGGAAGAATGTGTATAACCAAATTGCATTAATCAatgttttatcttttattcctTAGGGTCGTTTGGTTTACTGATGtttattcttactgttgttatttgttgtttgtttaCTTTTGCTATTGCGGTTTGTTGTTTGTGGTTAGAAAAAACTACTTATATGATGTGTCTAAACAAATACCTAAAACTTTccattttaaagtaaaaatacaAACAGAATGTGAAAAGTATGTAACCGAACACCCACCTTAATCCAGAGAGTACaattaatttctaaaaaatCGTTGTCTCTCCAACTCAAATTTTGGACAGTTACACAAATAAATCATTTGCATACACACAAATGATCAAGCACAACTCCTCCAAGCTTTTTATTCCCAACACTATTTTATTTAAACCTTTATTAACtctctaatattttattttatgttatttttttttttttaaaaaaatgttataattttaaacAAAATCGAAACCAAATCCTACACTTAGTTCCACAACACCTCTTAATTTATTCTTTGCCTTACTAAATAACTTAAATAATCCaaattaaatttctatttttaatctgataccatttaaattaatttccccCCGCAGCGAAGCAAGAGTTATTTACTACTATactataaaattaacttttgaCTAAAATGTTAACTAACCCCTAAACTACATATACCTACATGTGTCATTAACATACTATTAACTAACTTTTGATTAAAATGCTAATACATAAACTTTATTTCTAATATCTTTCCCTTTCAATCGTAAAGATGCAAAtccaattaatttaatttaattaaatgttgGAATTTGAATAGAAGATGAGGAGAATTATTTTATATACGTGGAccttttattttgcttttaattaattactaattagtGGCCACAGTATAGGATGGGCCAATTTACAAGCACTACACAAGGTTGGTATTCtgatccttttttttcttttttttttatcctactAATCAGTTTCAGATTGTCCATATTCTCTTTAGATAACGAAATTCTAATTCAAAAATTTGcatacaataaaaattaaattcaacATTGATTGGTTCCGATTTTTTTTAAGAAccaaaaaagacaaaaaaaaaaaataaaaataaaactaacaaggcctaatacatcacaagctctctgaacttgtccaaaatagtagattggcttcttgaactttgcaagtgtctcaccagctctctaaacttgtttatttcgtatcaccagctccctaaacttgttcacaaaagctatgttgcacggaaactctttttCATTAGCGTTTCCGCGTTTCgtatccgtttccgtttccgtttcttttccgtttccattaccgttttctagctaatttttcttagaaataacgtttcccagtatccgtttccgtttccgtttccgtttcgttttccgtttccgtttccgtttccgtttccgtttccgtttccgtttccgtttccgtgcatcatagcataaaagtagattagctccctgaaccttgcaagtgtctcaccaactctccAAACttacttattctgtaacaactaaatacaaaaacttattaaacataaatcctaaaaatacgtcttcatctattcgagatgcaattttttcgcttctcctgcctttcaacctattataagagttagtgttgcaggtttgagaagTTGAATGGATGAGGATCGAGAGTTGGTATTATGATTttcgtatttagttgttacaaaataagcaagtttggggagttggtgagacaattgcaaagtttagggagctaatctacttttatggacaaatttagggagatggtgataggaaataaaaaagtttagggagccAGTGAGACATATAAGTTGAGGGAGCTAGTGATTTATTAGGTAACAACTAATCATTTGAGGAAGACTAGTGCCATAAAAATCAGCATAAAGAACGTCCCACATTCCTAATGATACAAGTAAAATAATTACATCTTGCTTAGTTGGTCATTCAATCCACGGCTCGGTTATATTTCTACTTTAAAACATCTATAATCTCAACACCAACTCAAGTCAGTTACTACAAGCAATTTCTATTAGTATTACAGGTTTTGAAGATGAAGAGTTGTGCTTATTTTGGAAGGAAACTAGAGCATCTTTGTAACTTCAAGAAATCCTTCAAAACCTTAAACATTGGTGCCTTGATCTATAAAACCAACCCTTTCTGGATTCAACTTGTTTACTATCTATTCCTCTCTGTTATTGGCTACTTAGCATTGAAAATCTCAAAGCCAAGAACAGCTGAAACACTTAATGACCTTGACATCTTCTTCACTTCTGTCTCATCTGCCACAGTTTCAAGCATGGGAACACTTGAAATGGAGGTCTTCTCCAATTCCCAACTTATAATCATTACCATTTTGATGTTAGTTGGTGGAGAAATCTTCCTTTCCATGCTTGGCCTTCTCTTTGCACTACACAAAACTGTATCAACCGTATCAGCGTCCAAAAAAATCCATTTTCCGGGTACTTCTTTACACGAATTGGCTTCATTTTCTGGTGATTCTGATCATTTACAGCATCAGACACCAGAAAAGGATGTCGAAGAATTGTCATTAGGTAATAGTAGTGGCAGTTTAAAGTTTGCAGGAATTAAGAGTCTTGGTTATGTAGTTTTGGGTTACTTATTAGTAGTTCATTTAATTGGTTCAAGTTCAGTAGCTATTTATGCAAATTTAGTACCATCGTTTAGGAAATTACTAGCTCAAAAAGGAATCAATCTCAGAACATTTTCAATGTTCGTCACAGCAAGTACTTTTGCCAATTGTGGTTTTATACCGACGAATGAAAATATGATCATTTTTAAGAAAAATTCAGGCCTTCTTTGGCTTCTAATTCCTCAAACTCTTTTGGGAAACACATTATATCCTCCTACTTTAAGATTTCTTATCTGGGTTTTGGAGAAATTCACAAAAAGAGAAGAGTTTAGTTACATGTTGAGAAATAATAGTAGAGAGACAAGACTAGGTTATTCCCATTTGATGTCAAGTGTTCGTTGCTGGTCCATAGCTATGACAGCTTTTGGATTCATAGCACTGCAATTCGTAGTGTTTTGTTGTCTGGAATGGAATTCTCCATTGATGGATGGGTTGAATGCTTATGAAAAGATTGTTGCTGTAATTTTTGAAGTGGTGAATGCAAGACATACTGGTGAATCCGTTTTTGACCTCTCTGTTATCTCTCCTGCCATCTTGGTGATTTTTGTTGTCATGATGTAAGTTCATTCTTCTCTACCACCTATTTTGATTGTTGCTGTAAAATTTATTCTTTTCTATCCATAAATTTCATCATGCAATCAGGGTGTATTGCTGCGGATTATAGTAGAAGAAGCAAAAACATTTACGGGCGGAAATATCCGCAGTTAAATGTACAATTCTATGCAGTAATTCTGAATCTGGCGACGGAAATATCCGTAGTGAAAATATTATTCTCTTTTAGAAAGATGGTATATATACGCGTGACTGGAAAATTTCAGAAAACTCTTATGTTGAATCATGGATCCGTTTATAACTTTTGCAGGTACCTTCCATCGTATACTTCATATTTGCCAATAAAtgatgaggaagaagttgaAAGAAATGGCAGAGAAAAAAGAAGGAATAAAGTGGTCCAACTTTTGTTATTTTCACAGTTATCGTATCTGATAATTGCTATCATTCTGATTTGTATAGCAGAGGCACAAAAACTCAAGAAAGATCCTCTTAATTTCAATGTCTTCAACATCACAATTGAGGTTATAAGGTAGCAACTTTCAttccttcttctattttttttggttGTTAAACCTCTTGCTTTTTCAAGCAAAAATACGGGATTTCAAGGTTAAGGTTCGAAAGAAGAAGGGCTTGTTAAACTTGTGTTTAACTCGCTCCCAAAAGGCATCTTAAAGAAAAGGATATTTAGCACTTTGTTTTAAGAGGATGGGTTAACCTACAACCTTTTACCTTGAGGGTAGGCTGCACACATATATAAAAGATGTATGAAAGATAAGAATAAAACTATGTTCTTCGGTATCTATCTGTTCATGCTTTTTGATGATATGGTTGATTGACATATGGACCATACCTATCACTAGGAAAATATATAACAACGTGCTTGATTTGAAAGAAAGTTAGCTATTTCAGAAATTCTATTTCAATAAAAAGCTCAAATCAATAGCAAGTATCCTATTTCAGAGATTCATCATCAATATATTGTGATATAGCTAGGAATCCTATACTAGGATGTTGATGATTTGGATAAAAGTGGATTTTGATGGATTGTTTTTCct includes:
- the LOC136225604 gene encoding sodium transporter HKT1-like, which gives rise to MKSCAYFGRKLEHLCNFKKSFKTLNIGALIYKTNPFWIQLVYYLFLSVIGYLALKISKPRTAETLNDLDIFFTSVSSATVSSMGTLEMEVFSNSQLIIITILMLVGGEIFLSMLGLLFALHKTVSTVSASKKIHFPGTSLHELASFSGDSDHLQHQTPEKDVEELSLGNSSGSLKFAGIKSLGYVVLGYLLVVHLIGSSSVAIYANLVPSFRKLLAQKGINLRTFSMFVTASTFANCGFIPTNENMIIFKKNSGLLWLLIPQTLLGNTLYPPTLRFLIWVLEKFTKREEFSYMLRNNSRETRLGYSHLMSSVRCWSIAMTAFGFIALQFVVFCCLEWNSPLMDGLNAYEKIVAVIFEVVNARHTGESVFDLSVISPAILVIFVVMMYLPSYTSYLPINDEEEVERNGREKRRNKVVQLLLFSQLSYLIIAIILICIAEAQKLKKDPLNFNVFNITIEVISAYGNVGFSTGYSCERQIKVESNCKDEWIGFVGKWSNLGKFILIVVMFFGKLKKFNKNGGKAWKIS